In Stigmatopora nigra isolate UIUO_SnigA chromosome 18, RoL_Snig_1.1, whole genome shotgun sequence, one genomic interval encodes:
- the LOC144211493 gene encoding 5-hydroxytryptamine receptor 3A — protein MKLPAIVLILSGLGVSSQGNVCSFQDVVDHLNLTVNNRALRLTRPVLDHRRPTLVELNLILYGILGVIEKTQTFIPFFWLMVSWTNERIFWDPDQFCGINEIDIPVELLWKPDIMILEMVEKDDSQPNLYLHVDYNGTIVMEQNVRAVSMCMLDVYKFPFDTQRCNISLTSAILEYKDLQINAAVNSSRATEFSKNLLYSQGEWEFLQLSVRSQNISLENKMWGQLVYTFVVQRRPLMHVINFLLPILFFLVLDLASFFIPDHHGEKLGFKVTVMLAISVLLLILNDILPSMSNRMPLIATYCIVIFGLMLLSLLETIFVSHLSEKDTPDNLLRCCGSQKEKDSADKSDTGTVPSENAADALFLTQQVCSIEGKQVGSSVTLAPGGGKKRDELLPEAGEANSVALGMEPRLLLLIVDELKQLQRMLDMHLSNKKEVGKCSRLGRKINQVFFWFYLATATLFITTMFLSWAN, from the exons ATGAAATTGCCGGCAATTGTCCTCATCCTTTCAG GTTTGGGAGTTAGCTCCCAGGGCAACGTATGCAGCTTTCAGGACGTGGTAGACCATTTGAACCTGACCGTTAACAACAGGGCTTTGCGGTTGACGCGACCCGTCCTGGACCACCGGCGTCCCACCCTAGTGGAGCTCAACCTTATCCTCTATGGCATCCTGGGCGTG ATTGAGAAAACGCAAACCTTCATTCCGTTCTTCTGGTTAATGGTG TCTTGGACCAACGAGCGTATTTTTTGGGATCCGGACCAGTTTTGCGGGATCAATGAAATAGATATTCCCGTCGAGTTGCTGTGGAAACCTGACATCATGATCCTCGAAAT ggTGGAGAAAGACGACTCGCAGCCCAACCTTTACTTGCACGTGGATTACAACGGGACCATCGTGATGGAACAGAACGTACGAGCAGTGAGCATGTGCATGTTGGACGTGTACAAGTTCCCCTTTGACACGCAGCGCTGCAACATATCGTTGACTTCTGCCATTTTGGAGT ATAAAGACCTGCAAATCAACGCAGCGGTGAACTCATCGCGGGCCACCGAGTTCAGCAAAAATTTGCTGTATTCCCAGGGAGAGTGGGAGTTCCTCCAGTTGTCCGTGAGAAGCCAAAATATCAGCCTGGAGAACAAAATGTGGGGGCAGCTGGTGTACACG TTTGTCGTCCAGAGACGACCCCTGATGCACGTCATCAACTTCCTACTCCCCATCCTCTTCTTCCTGGTCCTCGACTTGGCCTCCTTCTTCATCCCGGACCACCATGGCGAGAAGCTGGGCTTCAAGGTCACCGTAATGCTGGCCATTTCGGTGCTGCTGCTCATCCTCAACGACATCTTGCCTTCCATGTCCAATAGGATGCCACTCATAG CCACCTACTGCATCGTCATCTTCGGCCTGATGCTGCTCAGCCTTCTAGAGACCATTTTTGTATCCCACCTGAGCGAAAAAGACACGCCAGATAACCTCCTGAGGTGCTGCGGGAGCCAAAAGGAGAAGGACTCGGCGGATAAGTCCGACACCGGTACGGTCCCCTCGGAAAATGCCGCGGATGCGTTGTTTCTGACTCAACAGGTGTGTTCGATAGAGGGCAAACAAGTGGGATCTTCGGTCACGTTGGCGCCGGGCGGTGGAAAGAAACGAGACGAGCTGCTGCCTGAAGCGGGCGAG GCCAATAGCGTTGCGCTGGGAATGGAGCCCCGACTGTTGCTGCTAATCGTGGACGAACTGAAGCAGTTGCAACGGATGCTCGACATGCACCTGAGCAATAAGAAAGAAGTTGGAAAATGTTCGCGCTTGGGGAGAAAAATCAACCAAGTTTTTTTCTGGTTCTACCTCGCCACCGCCACACTCTTTATTACAACCATGTTTCTGTCCTGGGCCAACTAG